From a region of the Spelaeicoccus albus genome:
- a CDS encoding c-type cytochrome has product MAVVVLLLLGLLFTGGIYAVFQSNSTANAQTASSENLGHGKKLFIANCATCHGKSGQGTASGPSLVGVGAAAVDFQVGTGRMPLAMQGPQGAQRDPMFTDKQVKQLAAYVASFGPGPAIPTKEELNTNEGDAAAGGALFRTNCAMCHNVVGAGGALTQGKYAPNLSDVSSAHIYEAMETGPQNMPVFNDANLTPKDKQNIVTYLKAVTSNPSPGGFKLGSIGPISEGLFAWVFGLGFIIATTVWLAARHK; this is encoded by the coding sequence ATGGCAGTCGTTGTGCTGCTGTTGTTGGGACTTTTGTTCACCGGCGGCATCTACGCCGTTTTTCAGTCGAACAGCACGGCGAACGCGCAAACGGCCAGCAGCGAGAACTTGGGGCACGGCAAGAAGCTCTTCATCGCCAACTGCGCGACCTGCCACGGAAAGAGCGGCCAGGGCACCGCGAGCGGCCCGTCGCTCGTCGGTGTCGGCGCCGCGGCCGTCGACTTCCAGGTAGGCACGGGGCGCATGCCCTTGGCCATGCAGGGCCCACAGGGTGCGCAGCGCGATCCGATGTTCACCGATAAGCAGGTCAAGCAGCTTGCTGCGTACGTCGCTTCGTTCGGTCCCGGACCTGCCATTCCCACCAAAGAAGAACTCAACACCAACGAAGGCGACGCCGCTGCAGGTGGTGCGCTGTTCCGTACGAACTGCGCCATGTGCCATAACGTCGTCGGCGCCGGCGGCGCACTGACACAGGGCAAGTACGCGCCGAACCTTTCCGATGTCTCGTCGGCGCACATCTACGAGGCAATGGAGACCGGTCCGCAGAACATGCCCGTGTTCAACGACGCGAACCTGACGCCGAAAGACAAGCAGAACATCGTCACCTATTTGAAGGCCGTGACCAGCAACCCGTCGCCCGGCGGATTCAAGCTCGGCTCGATCGGGCCGATCTCGGAAGGGCTCTTCGCCTGGGTCTTCGGTCTCGGCTTCATCATCGCGACGACGGTCTGGTTAGCCGCGCGGCATAAGTAA
- a CDS encoding cytochrome c oxidase subunit 3: MSTATASANAPAHPTVNRPNTVSVGTVVWLSSELMFFAGLFAMYFTLRSVVPDMWASETPKLEVPYATVNTLILVSSSFTCQFGVFAAERFQVFRTGGRFNVAKWGMIEWFALTFVLGAIFVSGQVTEYANMVSDGITLASNGYGSVFYLTTGFHALHVTGGLIAFLMIIGRGFAAKKFGHPEATSAIVVSYYWHFVDVVWIGLFIVIYLFK; this comes from the coding sequence GTGTCAACTGCCACAGCTTCCGCAAACGCGCCCGCACACCCAACGGTGAATCGGCCGAATACCGTATCCGTGGGTACCGTCGTCTGGCTCTCCAGCGAGCTCATGTTCTTTGCTGGTTTGTTCGCCATGTACTTCACACTTCGCTCTGTCGTGCCCGACATGTGGGCAAGCGAGACACCGAAGCTGGAAGTGCCGTACGCGACGGTCAACACACTGATCCTGGTATCAAGCTCGTTCACGTGTCAGTTCGGCGTTTTCGCCGCCGAGCGCTTCCAGGTCTTCCGCACCGGTGGACGATTCAATGTCGCCAAATGGGGCATGATCGAATGGTTTGCGCTGACTTTCGTGCTCGGTGCCATCTTCGTCAGCGGCCAGGTGACGGAATACGCGAACATGGTCTCCGACGGCATCACGTTGGCGTCGAACGGCTACGGCTCGGTGTTCTACTTGACGACCGGCTTCCACGCATTGCACGTCACGGGCGGCTTGATTGCATTCTTGATGATCATCGGTCGAGGCTTCGCCGCCAAGAAGTTCGGCCACCCGGAGGCCACATCCGCAATCGTCGTGTCGTACTACTGGCATTTCGTCGATGTGGTCTGGATCGGTCTGTTCATCGTCATCTACCTGTTCAAGTGA
- the trpD gene encoding anthranilate phosphoribosyltransferase — MAKSRKVPDASDDGRTWPGILSALLAAEDLSAEDAAWAMNSSMSGEATDAQIAGFLMALRAKGETVEELYGLSTAMMNHAVALDGLSDSVDIVGTGGDRARTVNISTTAAIVIAACGERVVKHGNRASSSKSGAADVLEVLGVNLDLTPDDVARVARDVGITFCFAQVFHPAFRFAGPARRDLGVPTAFNLLGPLTNPARASSTAVGVADLQMAPLIAGVLGRRGIDGLVFRGDNGLDELTTTSTSDIWEVRSGAVEHSRFDPADLGLATATIEDLRGADAAFNARVTRGVLAGEHSPVRETVLLNAAAGLVAAERGTGSEPLMERLGRAYDRAAGAIDDGAATSVLDRWITSTR, encoded by the coding sequence GTGGCCAAGAGTCGAAAAGTTCCCGACGCCTCGGACGACGGCAGGACCTGGCCGGGGATTCTCTCCGCATTGCTGGCCGCCGAGGATCTCAGTGCCGAGGACGCTGCATGGGCCATGAACAGTTCGATGTCGGGAGAGGCCACCGACGCGCAGATTGCGGGATTCCTGATGGCGCTGCGGGCCAAGGGCGAAACCGTCGAGGAACTTTACGGCCTGTCCACGGCGATGATGAACCACGCCGTGGCCCTGGACGGCTTGTCCGACAGTGTCGACATCGTGGGCACCGGCGGGGACCGCGCACGGACCGTGAACATCTCCACGACAGCCGCGATAGTTATTGCGGCTTGCGGCGAGCGCGTGGTCAAGCACGGCAATCGAGCCTCATCGTCGAAGTCGGGTGCCGCCGACGTCCTCGAGGTGCTCGGGGTGAATTTGGATTTGACGCCGGACGACGTGGCCCGGGTCGCCCGCGACGTGGGCATCACTTTTTGTTTCGCGCAGGTGTTTCACCCGGCGTTCCGGTTTGCCGGTCCGGCTCGGCGAGATCTTGGAGTGCCGACGGCATTCAACTTGCTTGGTCCACTGACGAACCCGGCCCGGGCGTCCAGCACCGCGGTGGGCGTGGCCGACCTGCAGATGGCTCCGCTCATTGCCGGCGTGCTGGGACGGCGTGGTATCGACGGATTGGTGTTCCGTGGGGACAACGGCCTCGACGAACTCACGACGACGTCCACCAGCGATATCTGGGAAGTGCGTTCGGGTGCTGTCGAGCACAGCCGTTTCGACCCTGCCGATCTGGGGTTGGCAACTGCCACGATCGAGGATCTGCGCGGCGCTGACGCTGCTTTCAACGCTCGGGTGACTCGGGGAGTCCTGGCCGGCGAACATTCCCCGGTACGCGAAACCGTGTTGCTCAATGCGGCAGCCGGGCTTGTGGCAGCCGAACGCGGCACGGGGAGCGAGCCGTTGATGGAACGTCTCGGGCGGGCGTATGACCGTGCGGCCGGCGCAATCGACGACGGTGCCGCTACATCGGTGTTGGATAGGTGGATCACTAGCACTCGCTGA
- a CDS encoding Lrp/AsnC family transcriptional regulator, whose amino-acid sequence MITAIVLITTSVDHIPETATELAEVDGVSEVYSVTGDYDLIAIVRVRRHDALADVIADHMSKVDGVTSTTTHIAYKAYSQHDLAAAFDIGLSD is encoded by the coding sequence ATGATCACCGCCATCGTGCTCATCACCACGTCCGTCGACCACATCCCGGAAACGGCGACCGAACTCGCCGAAGTCGACGGGGTCAGTGAGGTTTACTCGGTCACAGGCGATTACGACCTGATCGCCATCGTGCGGGTTCGCCGGCACGATGCCTTGGCCGATGTCATTGCCGACCACATGTCCAAGGTCGACGGAGTCACGTCAACCACCACGCACATCGCCTACAAGGCGTACTCGCAGCACGACCTGGCGGCGGCCTTCGACATCGGCCTCTCCGACTAG
- a CDS encoding DEDD exonuclease domain-containing protein yields MHSRTDLLHEQLRIDDLGTPLFGTTFVVVDLETTGTRAATSAITEIGAVKVRGGEPLGEFQTLVNPGGDRISPFVTTLTGITNAMVSDAPAIGAVLPMFFEFAHGCVLVAHNAPFDIGFLKSAAGKLQIPWPGFKTVDTVKVARAVVPRDEVRNHKLATLAAHFGAATTPDHRALADARATVDVLHGLIGRLGSQGVDTLEELAGVTSTVTAATRSKSYLAADLPDSPGVYLFTDASSRVLYVGTSGNIRMRVKNYFTGSETRSRMGEMVRIANKVTPLVCPTILEAGVRELRLIAEHKPPYNRRDKMPERAPWVKLTTETFPRLSIVRDVRDDSAAGARYLGPFSSHAAAVACVDALHDAFALRRCRTPVGGPPCAAAQLGKCGGPCAGVTDPAEYALTADQVRRAMCGDVEQVVAAARSRIKSLSASWRYEEAATARDRLLSYLHAVVKTDEARMLATCPHLAAARRTPDGGWEIAVVRYGRLAGTAVCARHENPYDVLAGLNATAEHAERPIQPRTAALPGESALVARWLGEPGVRLIEVEGELACARTSAPSVLATLGSHTVGSAGDTSPTATTPTATTPTATSPEGTP; encoded by the coding sequence ATGCACAGCCGGACCGATCTGCTGCACGAGCAACTGCGAATCGACGACCTGGGTACTCCGTTGTTCGGTACCACGTTCGTCGTTGTCGATCTCGAGACGACCGGCACGCGGGCAGCTACGAGCGCCATCACGGAGATCGGTGCCGTCAAAGTACGCGGCGGCGAGCCTTTGGGAGAATTCCAAACGCTGGTCAACCCGGGCGGCGACAGGATCTCGCCGTTTGTCACGACCTTGACGGGTATCACGAACGCGATGGTGTCCGATGCGCCCGCGATCGGCGCCGTCCTGCCGATGTTCTTCGAATTCGCGCACGGCTGCGTGCTCGTCGCCCACAACGCCCCGTTCGACATCGGCTTCCTCAAATCGGCCGCCGGCAAGCTCCAAATTCCTTGGCCCGGTTTCAAGACCGTCGACACCGTCAAAGTCGCTCGCGCGGTCGTCCCCCGCGACGAGGTCCGCAATCATAAACTCGCCACGCTGGCTGCCCATTTCGGCGCTGCAACGACGCCGGATCATCGGGCTCTCGCAGATGCGCGCGCAACAGTCGATGTGCTGCACGGATTGATCGGCAGGCTCGGCAGCCAGGGCGTCGACACCCTTGAAGAGCTCGCCGGTGTGACTTCGACGGTCACGGCTGCCACTCGCAGCAAGAGCTACTTGGCGGCCGACCTTCCGGACTCGCCCGGCGTGTACCTGTTCACGGACGCGTCGTCACGGGTGCTCTATGTCGGCACGTCGGGCAATATCCGGATGCGCGTGAAGAACTACTTCACCGGTTCGGAGACCCGTTCCCGGATGGGTGAGATGGTGCGCATCGCCAACAAGGTCACGCCCCTGGTCTGTCCCACGATTCTCGAAGCCGGCGTGCGCGAGCTCCGTCTGATCGCCGAGCACAAACCGCCATACAACCGTCGCGACAAGATGCCCGAGCGCGCCCCGTGGGTCAAGTTGACTACCGAGACGTTCCCGAGACTGTCGATAGTGCGCGACGTGCGCGACGATTCTGCTGCCGGCGCCCGGTATCTCGGCCCGTTCTCGTCACATGCCGCGGCCGTCGCGTGCGTCGACGCGTTGCACGATGCGTTCGCCTTGCGCCGCTGCCGTACGCCGGTCGGCGGGCCCCCGTGCGCGGCTGCGCAACTCGGCAAATGCGGCGGCCCGTGCGCCGGAGTGACGGATCCGGCCGAATACGCGCTGACTGCCGACCAGGTACGACGGGCAATGTGCGGCGACGTCGAACAGGTTGTGGCTGCCGCCCGATCACGCATCAAGTCGCTATCGGCGTCGTGGCGATATGAAGAGGCGGCAACGGCGCGCGATCGACTGTTGTCATACCTGCATGCCGTCGTCAAGACCGACGAAGCACGCATGCTTGCCACGTGTCCGCATCTCGCTGCGGCTCGGCGGACGCCGGACGGCGGGTGGGAGATCGCAGTGGTCCGCTACGGGCGGTTGGCCGGCACTGCCGTCTGCGCCCGCCACGAGAATCCTTATGACGTGTTGGCCGGGCTTAACGCCACAGCCGAGCATGCGGAGCGGCCCATCCAGCCGCGTACCGCTGCCCTGCCCGGCGAGTCGGCGCTGGTGGCTCGATGGCTGGGCGAGCCCGGCGTCCGTTTGATCGAGGTCGAGGGCGAGCTTGCCTGCGCGCGGACGTCGGCGCCGTCCGTCCTCGCTACGCTGGGGTCACACACCGTCGGTTCAGCCGGCGACACCAGCCCGACAGCAACCACCCCGACAGCAACCACCCCGACAGCAACCAGTCCGGAAGGAACCCCATGA